A stretch of Flavobacterium sp. N2270 DNA encodes these proteins:
- a CDS encoding LytR/AlgR family response regulator transcription factor produces MKSIIVEDKEYIRKGLISLISSIDADIEIIGECESVQEALIVAKTCKPELVFLDINLSDGTAFDFLEKIDVIDFKIIFITAYEEYALKALKIGAVDYLLKPVDVEELKMALEKVAKLTAADQKNQIVKAKQVFNNEGNHLILSFQDSYQVINLDELIYCESDKGYTTFYCSDGNKYLVSKTLKDFEERLLEANFQRPHQSFMINMKFVDKYDKSGTIYLKNGTKIPVSSRKKESFLSSLFNWNKK; encoded by the coding sequence ATGAAATCAATTATAGTTGAAGATAAAGAATACATTAGAAAAGGATTAATTAGTCTTATTTCTAGTATTGATGCTGATATTGAAATAATAGGCGAATGCGAATCGGTTCAAGAAGCTTTAATAGTTGCGAAAACGTGTAAACCTGAATTGGTTTTTTTAGATATTAATTTATCTGATGGAACCGCTTTTGACTTTTTAGAAAAAATAGATGTTATCGATTTTAAAATTATTTTCATAACGGCTTATGAAGAATATGCTTTAAAAGCCTTAAAAATTGGGGCAGTTGATTATTTACTAAAACCAGTCGATGTAGAAGAACTTAAAATGGCTTTAGAAAAAGTAGCTAAATTAACTGCTGCCGATCAAAAAAATCAAATAGTAAAGGCAAAACAAGTATTTAATAATGAAGGCAATCATTTGATTTTGTCTTTTCAAGACAGTTACCAAGTAATCAATTTAGACGAATTAATTTACTGTGAATCCGATAAAGGATATACCACTTTTTATTGTAGCGATGGTAACAAATATTTAGTTTCCAAAACACTAAAAGATTTTGAAGAACGCTTATTAGAAGCAAATTTTCAACGACCACATCAATCGTTTATGATTAATATGAAGTTTGTCGATAAATATGATAAATCAGGTACCATTTATTTGAAAAACGGAACTAAAATACCTGTGTCTTCTCGAAAAAAAGAAAGCTTCCTGTCTTCATTATTCAATTGGAATAAAAAATAA
- the scpA gene encoding methylmalonyl-CoA mutase, whose translation MRKDIQHLKLEVRSQKSEVVTSSGDEMQQNFLTAEGIEVKSNYSKEDIENLEHIGFAAGFAPNLRGPYSTMYVRRPWTVRQYAGFSTAEESNAFYRRNLAAGQKGLSVAFDLATHRGYDSDHERVVGDVGKAGVAIDSVEDMKILFDQIPLGEMSVSMTMNGAVLPIMAFYIVAAEEQGVDPKLLSGTIQNDILKEFMVRNTYIYPPTPSMKIIADIFEYTSKNMPKFNSISISGYHMQEAGATADIELAYTLADGLEYIRTGLAAGMDIDTFAPRLSFFWAIGMNHFMEIAKMRAGRMIWAKLVSQFNPKDDKSLALRTHCQTSGWSLTEQDPFNNVARTTIEAAAAAFGGTQSLHTNALDEAIALPTDFSARIARNTQIFLQEETKITKTVDPWAGSYYVESLTAEIAEKAWALIEEVEALGGMTKAIDAGIPKLRIEEAAARKQARIDSTQDIIVGVNKYRLEKEDPLHILDVDNQMVRKQQLELLAKIKSERNTEKVKASLAKLTEAAKTGKDNLLSLAVEAARNRATLGEISDALEEVFGRYKAQIRSFSGVYSKEIKNDESFEKAKQLADAFAKKDGRRPRIMIAKMGQDGHDRGAKVVATGYADVGFDVDIGPLFQTPAEAAKQAVENDVHILGVSSLAAGHKTLVPQVIEELKKYGREDIMVIVGGVIPSQDYQFLFDAGAVAVFGPGTKISEAAITILEVLLED comes from the coding sequence ATGAGAAAAGACATACAACATTTAAAGTTAGAAGTTAGAAGTCAGAAGTCAGAAGTTGTCACATCGAGCGGAGACGAGATGCAACAAAACTTTCTAACTGCTGAAGGAATTGAAGTAAAATCAAACTACTCTAAAGAAGATATAGAAAACTTAGAGCATATTGGTTTTGCTGCAGGTTTTGCACCTAATTTACGTGGACCCTACTCTACAATGTACGTTCGTCGTCCATGGACAGTTCGTCAATATGCAGGATTTTCAACCGCAGAAGAAAGTAATGCTTTTTACAGAAGAAATTTAGCCGCTGGGCAAAAAGGACTTTCTGTTGCATTTGACTTAGCAACTCACAGAGGCTACGATTCAGATCATGAACGCGTTGTAGGTGATGTTGGAAAAGCAGGTGTTGCCATTGATTCTGTAGAAGATATGAAAATTCTTTTCGATCAAATTCCATTAGGAGAAATGTCGGTTTCAATGACCATGAACGGTGCCGTTTTACCTATTATGGCTTTTTATATAGTCGCAGCAGAAGAACAAGGTGTCGATCCAAAATTACTTTCTGGAACCATACAAAATGATATTTTAAAGGAGTTTATGGTTAGAAACACGTACATCTATCCTCCTACTCCTTCTATGAAAATTATTGCCGATATTTTCGAATATACGAGTAAAAACATGCCAAAATTCAACTCTATTTCAATTTCGGGTTACCACATGCAAGAAGCTGGTGCAACTGCCGATATTGAATTGGCCTATACTTTAGCAGACGGTTTAGAGTACATTCGTACCGGTTTAGCTGCCGGAATGGATATTGATACATTTGCTCCTCGTCTTTCGTTTTTCTGGGCAATTGGAATGAATCATTTTATGGAAATCGCTAAAATGCGTGCTGGTAGAATGATTTGGGCAAAATTAGTGAGTCAATTTAATCCAAAAGACGATAAATCCTTAGCCTTAAGAACACATTGTCAAACTTCAGGTTGGAGTTTAACCGAACAAGATCCTTTCAATAATGTAGCGAGAACAACAATTGAAGCGGCGGCGGCGGCTTTTGGTGGAACACAATCGTTACACACAAATGCATTGGATGAAGCGATTGCTTTACCAACCGATTTTTCGGCGCGTATTGCTCGTAACACACAAATTTTCTTGCAAGAAGAAACTAAGATTACAAAAACGGTTGATCCTTGGGCAGGAAGTTATTATGTAGAAAGTTTAACTGCCGAAATTGCAGAGAAAGCTTGGGCTTTAATTGAAGAAGTAGAAGCACTTGGCGGAATGACCAAAGCAATTGATGCTGGTATTCCCAAATTACGTATTGAAGAAGCTGCTGCGCGTAAACAAGCGCGTATTGACAGTACACAAGATATTATTGTGGGTGTAAACAAATACCGTTTAGAAAAAGAAGATCCATTGCATATTTTGGATGTAGACAATCAAATGGTGCGCAAGCAACAATTAGAGTTATTGGCAAAAATTAAAAGTGAAAGAAATACCGAAAAAGTAAAAGCTTCGTTAGCTAAATTAACAGAAGCTGCAAAAACAGGTAAGGATAATTTACTATCTTTAGCAGTAGAAGCAGCTCGAAACAGAGCAACTTTAGGTGAAATTAGCGATGCTTTAGAAGAAGTATTCGGAAGATATAAAGCACAAATTAGAAGTTTTAGCGGCGTGTACAGTAAAGAAATTAAAAACGATGAAAGTTTTGAAAAAGCAAAACAATTAGCCGACGCTTTCGCGAAGAAAGATGGTCGTCGTCCTCGTATTATGATTGCTAAAATGGGGCAAGACGGACATGATCGTGGAGCCAAAGTAGTAGCAACAGGTTATGCCGATGTTGGATTTGACGTAGATATTGGTCCGTTATTTCAAACGCCTGCTGAAGCAGCAAAACAAGCTGTGGAAAACGACGTGCACATTTTAGGCGTTTCTTCATTAGCAGCCGGACACAAAACATTGGTTCCTCAAGTAATTGAAGAATTAAAAAAATACGGAAGAGAAGATATTATGGTTATTGTTGGTGGTGTTATTCCATCGCAAGATTACCAATTCCTTTTCGATGCTGGCGCAGTTGCCGTTTTTGGTCCAGGAACCAAAATTAGTGAAGCTGCCATTACTATTTTAGAGGTTTTATTAGAAGATTAA
- a CDS encoding LexA family protein, with the protein MSLKPELTFFIPDTENAKEIPFIADGIKAGFPSPAADFDETKISIDQLVVKNETATFYAKANGNSMIGAGIDDGDILVIDRSIEPTDNKIAVCFIDGDFTIKRIKIEEDCIYLQPENPKFKSIKVTEDNDLIIWGIVTYVVKKV; encoded by the coding sequence ATGTCACTAAAACCCGAACTTACTTTTTTTATTCCTGATACGGAAAACGCAAAAGAAATTCCTTTTATCGCTGATGGAATAAAAGCAGGTTTTCCATCGCCCGCTGCTGATTTTGACGAAACAAAAATAAGCATTGACCAACTCGTTGTAAAAAATGAAACCGCCACATTTTATGCCAAAGCAAATGGAAATTCAATGATTGGTGCTGGAATAGATGATGGCGATATTTTAGTAATTGATCGAAGTATTGAACCAACAGATAATAAAATTGCGGTTTGTTTTATTGATGGCGATTTCACCATTAAACGTATTAAAATAGAAGAAGATTGTATTTATTTACAACCAGAAAACCCAAAATTTAAATCCATAAAAGTAACCGAAGACAATGACCTAATCATTTGGGGAATTGTAACTTATGTAGTTAAAAAAGTATAA
- a CDS encoding transposase, with protein sequence MIQALEHGSYYHIYNRGINSDILFKENKNYEYFLQLYERHINPIAETYAWCLMKNHFHFLVRIKSIDEIRNDKKISPSQSFSNLFNAYTKAFNKSYNRHGALFERPFRRKQINFDNYFQNVVAYIHNNPVHHNICDHPLEYPWSSYLSCLSSKPTKIKRNEILELFGGAENFKYAHQVKNGCLAIDTILGA encoded by the coding sequence ATGATACAAGCCTTAGAGCATGGTAGTTACTATCATATTTACAACCGTGGAATTAATAGTGATATTCTTTTTAAAGAAAATAAAAACTATGAATATTTCCTTCAACTTTACGAAAGACACATTAATCCTATAGCTGAAACCTATGCTTGGTGCTTAATGAAAAATCATTTCCACTTTCTTGTCAGAATAAAAAGTATTGATGAAATAAGAAACGATAAGAAAATTTCACCATCACAATCCTTTTCAAACTTATTTAATGCATATACTAAAGCATTTAACAAAAGCTATAATCGTCATGGAGCATTATTTGAAAGACCTTTTAGAAGGAAACAAATAAATTTTGACAACTATTTTCAAAATGTAGTGGCTTACATACATAACAATCCGGTTCACCACAATATTTGCGATCATCCGTTAGAATATCCATGGAGTTCTTATTTAAGCTGTCTGTCTAGTAAACCAACTAAAATCAAAAGAAATGAAATTTTAGAACTTTTTGGAGGTGCTGAAAATTTTAAATATGCACATCAAGTAAAAAATGGTTGCCTCGCTATAGATACCATACTTGGAGCATAA
- a CDS encoding tetratricopeptide repeat protein yields MNTINKFFLLFFFLFSFSYVTYAQNRVIDSLKIELKNHKAKDTIRVKLLNHLAFHNYRNNPPQAFKYIKESFALAQEIKSDKSIAHCFYINAIIYTEQANFLEAIKNYQQALQLYTLLNDLKGLEKCKNALGVLYSYKGDYNLSLKSYEEGKAIAVKLGDKKGINKYLYNIGNVYLNTGDYQKAKENFNESLKINKKENDSLGMFSNLNSIASVYYEQGNYPLSLNYFNQSLYVAQKIKDSIGIFRSYNNIGNVYRLQGLKDKALLYYNKALAIRAASFNVKNITALKNNIAGIFYDKNDFKSAEKYYLESIVLSKEIDDKVNLTTALNGLGFVYLGAKKHDKALKYFEEARLENALDYTSYDLLDSYQGLAETYFDIKKYDLALTNANKLVKLAKENNILSHKKNAYNILYRIYKTKGDYKNAFESHEQYKIISDSLLNEDNIKKIAEIEYEYKYKNKLENAAKRETKLTKTVKTTAQDLEKSQRNLLLGIITFLAVAMVLGSIIFFLKLRNSKAKTQNIITEQKLLRTQMTPHFIFNSLSVLQGMILNKEESKSVSYLSKFSKLLRITLENSRDKTVLLSQELEAVDNYLSLQNIENEKINFKLVVDQSIQSNKIKVPPMLIQPFVENAIEHAFKNQKEACEIEINLTLVNSKLTCTILDNGIGIDLSERNQNQNKKSLATKITSERLQYLSKDFNMKGSITIEDRSKYNEKGTKVTIQIPFLKQEA; encoded by the coding sequence ATGAATACAATCAATAAGTTTTTTCTTCTTTTTTTCTTTCTTTTTTCTTTTTCATATGTTACATATGCTCAAAATAGAGTTATAGATAGTTTAAAAATAGAATTAAAAAATCATAAAGCGAAAGATACAATTCGTGTTAAACTGTTAAACCATTTAGCGTTTCATAATTACAGAAATAATCCGCCACAAGCTTTTAAATATATTAAAGAATCATTTGCTTTAGCTCAAGAAATTAAATCTGATAAAAGTATTGCGCATTGTTTTTACATAAATGCAATTATTTATACCGAACAAGCTAATTTTTTAGAAGCAATTAAAAATTACCAACAAGCATTACAGCTTTACACTTTACTGAATGATTTAAAAGGTTTAGAAAAATGTAAAAATGCATTAGGTGTTTTGTATTCTTATAAAGGAGACTATAATCTTTCTTTAAAAAGTTATGAAGAAGGAAAAGCAATTGCCGTAAAATTAGGAGATAAGAAGGGAATTAATAAATATTTGTATAATATTGGAAATGTTTATTTGAATACTGGGGATTATCAAAAAGCAAAAGAGAATTTTAATGAATCTTTAAAAATAAATAAAAAAGAAAATGATTCTCTAGGGATGTTTAGTAATCTAAATTCTATTGCAAGTGTTTATTATGAGCAAGGAAATTATCCATTGTCATTAAATTACTTTAATCAATCTTTGTATGTTGCTCAAAAAATTAAAGATTCAATAGGTATATTTAGATCATACAATAATATAGGAAATGTATATAGATTGCAAGGCTTAAAAGATAAAGCGCTACTATACTACAACAAAGCATTAGCAATTAGAGCTGCAAGTTTTAATGTTAAAAATATAACGGCTTTAAAAAACAATATTGCAGGAATTTTTTACGATAAGAACGATTTTAAAAGTGCAGAAAAATATTATTTAGAGTCTATAGTTCTAAGCAAGGAAATTGATGATAAAGTGAATTTAACTACTGCTTTAAATGGGCTTGGTTTTGTATACTTAGGTGCTAAAAAACACGATAAAGCATTGAAATATTTTGAAGAAGCTCGATTGGAAAATGCGCTTGATTATACTTCTTATGATTTATTAGATTCTTATCAAGGTTTGGCTGAAACCTATTTTGATATAAAAAAATATGATTTAGCTTTAACTAACGCCAATAAATTAGTTAAACTGGCAAAAGAAAATAATATACTTTCTCATAAAAAAAACGCATATAATATACTCTATAGAATCTATAAAACTAAAGGCGATTATAAAAATGCATTTGAAAGCCATGAACAATATAAAATTATAAGTGATAGTCTTTTAAATGAAGATAATATTAAAAAAATTGCAGAAATAGAATACGAATATAAATACAAGAACAAACTAGAAAATGCTGCAAAAAGGGAAACAAAACTAACCAAGACAGTAAAAACAACGGCACAAGATTTAGAAAAATCACAGCGCAATTTATTATTGGGTATTATTACATTTTTAGCAGTTGCAATGGTATTAGGAAGTATTATTTTCTTTTTAAAACTAAGAAATTCTAAAGCAAAAACGCAAAACATAATTACAGAACAAAAACTTTTGCGAACACAAATGACACCCCATTTTATATTTAATTCCTTGTCTGTGTTACAAGGCATGATTCTAAACAAAGAAGAATCTAAGTCGGTGAGTTATTTGTCAAAATTTTCAAAATTACTTCGTATTACACTAGAAAATTCAAGAGATAAAACGGTTTTATTAAGTCAAGAGTTAGAAGCGGTTGATAATTATTTATCACTTCAAAATATTGAAAATGAGAAAATTAATTTTAAACTTGTAGTGGATCAATCTATTCAATCCAATAAAATAAAAGTTCCCCCAATGCTTATTCAACCGTTTGTTGAAAATGCAATTGAACATGCTTTTAAAAATCAGAAAGAAGCTTGTGAAATTGAAATTAATCTTACTCTAGTTAATTCAAAATTGACGTGTACTATTTTAGACAACGGAATAGGTATTGATTTGAGTGAGCGAAATCAAAATCAAAATAAAAAATCATTGGCAACAAAAATTACTTCAGAACGTTTACAATATTTGTCAAAAGATTTTAATATGAAAGGTTCTATTACTATTGAAGATAGAAGTAAATATAACGAAAAAGGCACAAAAGTAACCATTCAAATACCTTTTTTAAAACAAGAAGCATAA
- a CDS encoding Y-family DNA polymerase, protein MFALVDCNNFYVSCERVFQPQLQNKPVVVLSNNDGCVISRSEEAKALGIPMGAPEFQYKDLIKQHNIKVFSSNYALYGDLSNRVMKTLQDFTPDIENYSIDEAFLNFKKVKIDDYNDYGIQIKKRIQKWIGIPVCVGFGETKALSKIANRIAKKFKERTAGVYVIDTDEKRTKALKWTKIEDVWGIGFRLSKKMKAKNIHTAYDFTLAHNTAFIKNCMGVLGLRLQMELQGKSVLQLDEQPSAKKSIAVTRTFEKSVSTFEEMKERVSTFATVASEKLRKQNSCCYGIVLYIRKNQYQTSSNRYNYTTFTHLPFASQSALTLSQTAIKMLKNVFEEGEIYNKAGIILTEIIPQEEKQFHLFEEENPKHEKLMKVMDTIRKKTGERKIRLGNQDLNKTWKMKQNHLSKRYTTNSKELLEIKCH, encoded by the coding sequence ATGTTTGCATTAGTCGATTGTAATAACTTTTACGTGTCTTGTGAGCGTGTTTTTCAACCTCAATTACAAAACAAACCAGTAGTTGTCCTTTCTAATAACGACGGTTGTGTTATTTCGAGAAGCGAGGAAGCAAAAGCGCTTGGCATTCCTATGGGAGCACCTGAATTCCAATACAAAGACCTCATCAAACAACATAATATAAAAGTTTTTTCTTCCAATTATGCGTTGTATGGCGACTTGAGTAATCGCGTTATGAAAACGCTTCAAGATTTTACACCAGATATTGAAAATTACAGCATTGATGAAGCTTTTCTAAACTTTAAAAAGGTAAAAATAGACGATTATAATGATTATGGTATTCAAATAAAAAAACGCATTCAAAAATGGATAGGAATTCCCGTTTGTGTTGGTTTTGGCGAAACAAAAGCATTGTCTAAAATTGCCAATAGAATTGCTAAAAAATTCAAAGAACGCACTGCCGGAGTTTATGTAATTGACACCGATGAAAAAAGAACTAAAGCCTTAAAATGGACCAAAATTGAAGATGTTTGGGGAATTGGTTTTCGTTTGTCAAAAAAAATGAAAGCAAAAAACATTCACACGGCTTATGATTTTACATTAGCGCACAACACCGCTTTTATAAAAAATTGCATGGGTGTTTTAGGTTTGCGCTTACAAATGGAACTGCAAGGAAAATCGGTTTTGCAATTAGACGAACAACCTTCTGCCAAAAAAAGTATTGCGGTTACACGAACCTTTGAAAAATCGGTAAGTACGTTTGAAGAAATGAAAGAACGCGTTTCTACTTTTGCTACAGTGGCTTCTGAAAAATTACGAAAGCAAAATTCGTGTTGTTACGGAATTGTTTTATATATTCGAAAAAATCAATACCAAACCAGTAGTAATCGTTATAATTATACAACATTTACACATTTACCTTTTGCAAGCCAATCGGCATTAACATTGAGTCAAACGGCTATTAAGATGTTGAAAAATGTGTTTGAAGAAGGTGAAATTTACAATAAAGCCGGAATAATTTTAACCGAAATTATTCCGCAAGAAGAAAAACAGTTTCACTTGTTTGAAGAAGAAAATCCAAAACACGAGAAGTTGATGAAAGTGATGGATACCATTCGTAAAAAAACAGGCGAACGCAAAATTAGATTAGGTAACCAAGACCTAAATAAAACTTGGAAAATGAAACAAAATCATTTATCGAAAAGATACACTACTAATAGTAAAGAATTACTTGAAATAAAATGTCACTAA
- a CDS encoding methylmalonyl-CoA mutase subunit beta — protein sequence MLDNKNQLFNEFEAVSSKEWKQKIQFELKGADYNDTLVWESLEGIKVKPFYHQDELENTINIKTNVSNFKILQDIFVFDVEKSNKKAKNAIERGAESIRFTIENENISIEDLMNNLPNKNTSYFFDLKFLSLGFIQKIANFSKEKNATVFLQTDPIGQLAKDGNWFKNLDQDFEILNKINDLNVASSISIHSNIYQNAGANMTQQLAYTLAHVNEYFNRIKEIKKPITIEVAVGTNYFFEIAKLRALRILFNTLATEYNHNFDCHIVATPTKRNKTLYDYNVNMLRTTTECMSAILGGANTISNLPYDVLYHKTNEFGDRISRNQLLVLKNESYFDKVDNPADGAYYIEILTNQLAEKALDLFKKIESKGGLITLLIEGTIQRKINESAQKEQELFDSGKEVLLGTNKYPNKNDKMKHDLELFPFVKTNPRKTLITPIIEKRLAEKIEQERLSQEE from the coding sequence GTGCTAGATAATAAAAACCAATTATTTAATGAATTTGAAGCTGTTTCTTCGAAAGAATGGAAACAAAAAATTCAATTTGAATTAAAAGGAGCCGACTATAATGATACGTTAGTTTGGGAAAGTCTTGAAGGAATAAAAGTTAAGCCTTTTTACCATCAAGATGAATTGGAAAACACAATCAATATAAAAACTAACGTATCAAACTTTAAAATTTTACAGGACATTTTTGTTTTTGATGTTGAAAAATCAAATAAAAAAGCAAAAAATGCTATTGAAAGAGGTGCAGAATCTATTCGTTTTACAATAGAAAATGAGAACATTAGTATAGAAGACTTAATGAATAATTTACCAAATAAAAACACTTCTTACTTTTTCGATTTAAAGTTTCTTTCATTAGGTTTTATTCAAAAAATAGCTAACTTTTCAAAAGAGAAAAACGCAACAGTATTTCTTCAAACAGATCCAATTGGCCAATTAGCAAAAGATGGAAATTGGTTTAAAAATTTAGATCAAGACTTTGAAATCTTAAATAAAATTAACGATTTAAATGTAGCTTCAAGTATTTCTATTCATTCGAATATCTACCAAAACGCTGGTGCAAATATGACGCAACAATTAGCATATACACTAGCACACGTTAACGAATATTTCAACCGAATAAAAGAAATAAAAAAACCTATCACTATAGAAGTAGCTGTAGGAACTAATTATTTCTTCGAAATTGCCAAACTAAGAGCTTTACGTATATTATTCAACACTTTAGCTACCGAATATAATCATAATTTCGATTGCCATATTGTAGCAACTCCAACGAAAAGAAATAAAACACTTTACGATTATAACGTAAACATGTTGCGAACTACAACTGAATGCATGAGTGCCATTTTAGGAGGAGCAAATACTATTTCTAACTTGCCTTATGATGTTTTGTATCATAAAACAAATGAATTTGGTGACAGAATTTCTCGCAACCAATTGTTAGTATTAAAAAACGAAAGTTATTTCGATAAAGTAGATAATCCGGCAGATGGAGCTTATTATATTGAAATACTTACCAATCAATTAGCTGAAAAAGCATTAGACTTATTTAAGAAGATTGAATCAAAAGGGGGTTTAATCACTTTATTAATTGAAGGAACAATACAACGAAAAATTAACGAAAGTGCTCAAAAAGAGCAAGAATTGTTTGATTCTGGAAAAGAAGTTTTACTAGGAACCAATAAATATCCTAACAAAAACGACAAAATGAAACACGATTTAGAATTGTTCCCTTTTGTAAAAACCAATCCTCGAAAAACGTTAATTACGCCTATTATCGAAAAACGTTTAGCCGAAAAGATAGAACAAGAACGTTTATCTCAAGAAGAATAA
- the udk gene encoding uridine kinase — protein MLIIGIAGGTGSGKTTVVHQIMNELPATEVGIISQDSYYKETHHLSYEERTKINFDHPRAIDFDLLVAHLKDLKAGKTIEQPVYSFVTHDRTDDCIITHPRKVMIVEGILILTNPELRDMFDIKVFVHADSDERLIRRLKRDIAERGRDMEEVLGRYQNTLKPMHQQFIEPTKAYADIIIPNDKYNTVAIDVVRAVINQRLV, from the coding sequence ATGTTAATCATTGGAATTGCCGGAGGTACTGGAAGTGGAAAAACAACAGTAGTTCACCAAATTATGAACGAATTACCCGCAACGGAAGTAGGAATTATATCTCAAGACTCTTACTATAAAGAAACACATCATTTAAGTTACGAAGAACGTACAAAAATAAATTTTGACCATCCTAGAGCTATTGATTTTGATTTATTAGTAGCGCATTTAAAAGATTTAAAAGCAGGTAAAACTATTGAACAGCCCGTTTACTCTTTTGTAACTCATGATAGAACTGATGATTGCATCATTACTCATCCTAGAAAGGTAATGATTGTTGAAGGAATTTTAATCCTTACCAATCCTGAATTAAGAGATATGTTCGACATTAAAGTGTTTGTTCATGCAGATTCTGACGAACGTTTAATAAGAAGATTAAAAAGAGATATAGCAGAAAGAGGTAGAGATATGGAAGAGGTTTTAGGTCGTTATCAAAACACTTTAAAGCCTATGCATCAGCAATTTATTGAACCTACAAAAGCATATGCCGATATCATAATTCCAAATGATAAATACAATACTGTTGCTATTGATGTAGTTAGAGCAGTAATTAACCAAAGATTAGTGTAA
- a CDS encoding FtsB family cell division protein, whose translation MKKRFQNILTKFPFLKFLGNRYILVLVLFSVWMIFLDNYSYLEHRILDKEIDELETNKQYYINEIKKDSLKIKHLKNSDQIEKYAREKYFMKRENEDIYLIEFEEDQETKSN comes from the coding sequence TTGAAAAAACGATTTCAAAATATTTTAACTAAATTCCCTTTTCTAAAATTTCTAGGCAATAGATACATTTTAGTCTTGGTATTATTTTCTGTTTGGATGATTTTTCTTGATAACTACTCATATTTAGAACATAGAATTTTAGATAAAGAAATCGATGAATTAGAAACCAATAAGCAATATTATATTAATGAAATTAAAAAAGACAGTTTAAAGATTAAACATCTTAAAAACAGTGATCAAATTGAAAAATATGCTCGTGAAAAATATTTTATGAAACGCGAAAATGAAGATATTTATCTTATTGAATTTGAAGAAGACCAAGAAACGAAAAGCAACTAA
- a CDS encoding DNRLRE domain-containing protein has product MKIKNLTLSILLISLLSLSCSSDDEGTPKTLVNYTVTIQSDATTGKDAFLGSAAPDTNYGNHTDFMSNKFSSGAVRSLIRFDFSSIPTDAIVNSVHASFYSYASPSNGSNFIGKGESYLQKVDAAWDETTVTWNNQPTSSIDNQVYLANAASAVQDYLDLDITATAAGMINDPATNHGYVLRLVDETVSNNKLIFGSSDNTNASLHPKVVVEYSVYE; this is encoded by the coding sequence ATGAAAATTAAAAATTTAACACTGTCAATTTTATTAATTTCCTTACTATCATTAAGTTGTAGTAGTGATGATGAAGGAACTCCTAAAACTTTAGTAAACTATACGGTAACTATACAATCAGACGCTACTACTGGAAAAGATGCATTTCTTGGTTCTGCTGCACCAGATACAAATTATGGTAATCATACAGATTTTATGTCAAATAAATTTAGTTCAGGAGCAGTAAGAAGTCTAATTCGTTTTGATTTTTCCAGCATACCAACTGATGCTATTGTAAATAGTGTGCATGCCTCTTTTTATTCCTATGCTTCTCCAAGTAATGGTAGTAACTTTATAGGAAAAGGAGAAAGTTATTTACAAAAAGTTGATGCTGCTTGGGATGAAACTACAGTAACTTGGAACAATCAGCCAACAAGTTCAATAGATAACCAAGTGTATCTAGCAAATGCTGCAAGCGCTGTTCAAGATTATTTAGATCTTGATATTACGGCAACTGCTGCAGGAATGATAAATGATCCTGCTACAAACCACGGTTATGTTCTTAGACTTGTTGATGAAACTGTAAGTAATAATAAATTAATCTTTGGGTCAAGTGATAATACAAATGCTAGTTTGCATCCAAAAGTTGTGGTAGAATATTCGGTTTATGAGTAA